The following proteins come from a genomic window of Sardina pilchardus chromosome 13, fSarPil1.1, whole genome shotgun sequence:
- the itpkcb gene encoding inositol-trisphosphate 3-kinase Cb, with protein MRIRRSLDLEQGGYWFDRDRKRKSPRLSHNRPNSEPNVTFFSGRKLEVTLEQLLLNYQTGQGIDADESPSGNHVLTRIIGESALTTRAEKNLDAPGFGTSFNGLACSEPLHFQCVNSKTAGKDNDWNVSRWTMEKKFGENCERGAAKSRTQSDVALPVRSVPFTATNETQPSSDLTLLLEDPIHTYANNSFPLESTNMTKTNTNVTCSPKSTCLSERNTSCIRPMGSRNQECSHSQDSQECPIQSSSSVSYPGTIPRLIITPSPGPGPQTSDIGVGRESLDQHQDEESPCSDSGCGGSPVPSLSLRKLSSSSSTCLSSASSFEESEDDLTGSDLEPNSLSPSSYNMLGGPDDVTGTKSWRKLKTMVHWSPFVVSFKKRYPWVQLAGHAGSFQAGEYGKLLKKYCECEQLCLEELMSDVLRPFVPGYYGVVQRDEQDYNLMDDLLADFDSPSIMDCKMGSRTYLEEELVKARERPRLRKDMYEKMVAVDPCAPNEEEHSQQAVLKPRYMQWRETLSSTATLGFRIEGIKKADGTCNTNFKKTKDQEQVMKALEDFVDGNMQILRTYLQRLEELRSVLETSVFFRTHEVVGSSLLFVHDASGQARVWMIDFGKTVPLPPPLTLDHRTPWQEGNREDGYMWGLDNLIHIFSAMLPSSASKP; from the exons ATGCGAATACGGCGGAGTTTAGACCTGGAGCAAGGAGGGTACTGGTTTGACAGGGACAGAAAGCGTAAGTCGCCCAGGCTTTCTCATAATCGACCAAACTCAGAACCGAACGTGACGTTCTTTAGCGGCAGGAAGTTGGAAGTAACTTTGGAGCAACTTTTACTAAACTACCAGACTGGTCAGGGAATCGACGCCGATGAAAGCCCATCCGGTAATCATGTGCTCACTCGGATTATTGGAGAGTCGGCTCTAACCACACGAGCTGAAAAAAACTTAGATGCGCCCGGTTTTGGCACATCGTTCAACGGGCTTGCTTGCTCTGAACCCTTACACTTTCAATGTGTCAATTCAAAAACAGCCGGAAAGGACAATGATTGGAATGTCTCACGCTGGACCATGGAAAAAAAGTTTGGAGAGAACTGTGAAAGAGGTGCAGCTAAGAGCAGGACCCAGTCGGATGTCGCGTTACCGGTCAGATCAGTCCCGTTTACAGCGACAAATGAGACGCAGCCCTCGTCAGATTTGACTTTACTACTGGAAGACCCTATTCATACTTATGCTAATAACAGCTTTCCTCTTGAAAGTACTAATATGACAAAAACTAACACGAACGTGACATGTTCTCCCAAATCGACGTGTCTGAGCGAGCGAAACACCAGTTGTATAAGGCCCATGGGGAGCCGCAACCAGGAATGTTCTCATTCTCAAGACTCGCAAGAATGTCCTATTCAGAGTAGTTCATCTGTTAGTTACCCAGGAACTATTCCTCGACTTATCATCACCCCAAGTCCTGGTCCTGGACCACAAACTAGTGACATAGGAGTCGGCAGAGAATCTCTTGATCAACACCAAGATGAGGAGTCCCCCTGCTCGGACAGTGGATGTGGAGGCTCCCCTGTGCCATCACTGTCTCTACGAAAACTCTCAAGTTCTTCCTCTACGTGCCTGTCCTCTGCTTCATCTTTTGAGGAATCCGAGGACGACCTTACTGGTAGCGACCTCGAACCGAACAGTCTCTCCCCAAGTTCATACAATATGCTGGGCGGCCCAGACGATGTTACAGGC ACAAAGTCGTGGAGGAAGCTGAAGACGATGGTCCACTGGTCGCCGTTCGTGGTGTCCTTCAAGAAGCGCTACCCCTGGGTACAGCTCGCTGGACATGCAG gtaGTTTCCAGGCAGGCGAGTACGGGAAGCTGCTGAAGAAGTACTGCGAGTGCGAGCAGCTGTGCCTGGAGGAGCTGATGAGCGATGTGCTGCGCCCGTTCGTCCCCGGCTACTACGGGGTGGTGCAGCGGGACGAGCAGGACTACAACCTGATGGACGACCTGCTGGCCGACTTCGACTCGCCCTCCATCATGGACTGCAAGATGGGCAGCCG CACGtacctggaggaggagctggtgaAGGCGCGTGAGCGGCCGCGCCTCAGGAAGGACATGTATGAGAAGATGGTGGCGGTGGACCCGTGCGCCCCCAACGAGGAGGAGCACTCCCAGCAGGCCGTGCTCAAGCCGCGCTACATGCAGTGGAGGGAGACGCTGAGCTCCACGGCCACCCTCGGCTTCCGCATCGAGGGCATCAAG AAGGCTGATGGGACGTGCAACACCAACTTCAAAAAGACCAAAGACCAAGAGCAGGTGATGAAGGCTCTGGAGGACTTTGTGGATGGGAACATGCAGATTCTA AGAACGTATCTCCAGAGACTGGAGGAGCTGCGCTCAGTGTTGGAGACGTCAGTGTTCTTCAGGACCCATGAG gtggtggGCAGCTCCCTGCTATTTGTGCATGATGCCTCTGGGCAGGCGCGCGTGTGGATGATCGACTTTGGCAAGACCGTGCCGCTTCCCCCGCCCCTCACTCTGGACCACCGCACACCTTGGCAGGAGGGCAACCGCGAGGACGGCTACATGTGGGGCCTGGACAACCTCATCCACATCTTCAGTGCCATGCTGCCCAGCTCTGCCTCCAAGCCCTGA